In Strix aluco isolate bStrAlu1 chromosome 22, bStrAlu1.hap1, whole genome shotgun sequence, a genomic segment contains:
- the UBE2J2 gene encoding ubiquitin-conjugating enzyme E2 J2 isoform X2 produces MSNNSNKRAPTTATQRLKQDYLRIKKDPVPYICAEPLPSNILEWLCLSITDFHPDTWNPAWSVSTILTGLLSFMVEKGPTLGSIETSEFTKRQLAAQSLAFNLKDKVFCELFPEVVEEIKQKQKAQEELSNRPPSLPLPDVVPDGEAHYGQNGIPLLNGHVPLAPANHPGLQQANRNHGLLGGALANLFVIVGFAAFAYTVKYVLRSIAQE; encoded by the exons atgAGCAACAACAGTAATAAGAGAGCACCAACAACAGCAACACAGAGACTTAAACAAGACTACCTTCGAATTAAGAAAGATCCAGTGCCTTATATCTGTGCAGAGCCCCTCCCATCCAATATCCTTGAATG GTTGTGTCTTTCGATCACTGATTTCCACCCGGACACATGGAATCCAGCTTGGTCAGTCTCGACGATCTTGACGGGCCTTCTTAGTTTTATGGTGGAGAAGGGCCCCACACTGGGCAGCATAGAGACGTCAGAGTTCACA AAAAGACAGCTTGCTGCACAAAGCTtagcatttaatttaaaagataaagtCTTCTGCGAGCTCTTCCCTGAAGTGGTAGAG gagATTAAACAAAAACAGAAAGCACAAGAAGAGCTCAGCAACAGACCTCCATCCCTCCCTTTACCAGATGTTGTCCCTGATGGGGAAGCACACTACGGTCAGAATGGAATCCCCCTTCTTAATGGGCATGTACCCTTGGCACCAGCCAATCATCCAGGTCTCCAACAGGCCAATCGTAACCATGGACTTTTAGGCGGAGCTTTGGCGAACTTGTTTGTTATAGTTGGTTTTGCAGCCTTTGCCTACACAGTCAAGTATGTACTGAGAAGCATAGCGCAAGAATGA
- the UBE2J2 gene encoding ubiquitin-conjugating enzyme E2 J2 isoform X1 → MSNNSNKRAPTTATQRLKQDYLRIKKDPVPYICAEPLPSNILEWHYVVRGPEMTPYEGGYYHGKLIFPREFPFKPPSIYMITPNGRFKCNTRLCLSITDFHPDTWNPAWSVSTILTGLLSFMVEKGPTLGSIETSEFTKRQLAAQSLAFNLKDKVFCELFPEVVEEIKQKQKAQEELSNRPPSLPLPDVVPDGEAHYGQNGIPLLNGHVPLAPANHPGLQQANRNHGLLGGALANLFVIVGFAAFAYTVKYVLRSIAQE, encoded by the exons atgAGCAACAACAGTAATAAGAGAGCACCAACAACAGCAACACAGAGACTTAAACAAGACTACCTTCGAATTAAGAAAGATCCAGTGCCTTATATCTGTGCAGAGCCCCTCCCATCCAATATCCTTGAATG GCACTATGTTGTACGGGGACCTGAAATGACTCCCTATGAAG GTGGCTATTATCATGGGAAACTAATATTCCCCAGAGAATTTCCTTTTAAACCTCCTAGTATTTATATGATTACACCTAATGGAAGGTTTAAGTGTAATACAAG GTTGTGTCTTTCGATCACTGATTTCCACCCGGACACATGGAATCCAGCTTGGTCAGTCTCGACGATCTTGACGGGCCTTCTTAGTTTTATGGTGGAGAAGGGCCCCACACTGGGCAGCATAGAGACGTCAGAGTTCACA AAAAGACAGCTTGCTGCACAAAGCTtagcatttaatttaaaagataaagtCTTCTGCGAGCTCTTCCCTGAAGTGGTAGAG gagATTAAACAAAAACAGAAAGCACAAGAAGAGCTCAGCAACAGACCTCCATCCCTCCCTTTACCAGATGTTGTCCCTGATGGGGAAGCACACTACGGTCAGAATGGAATCCCCCTTCTTAATGGGCATGTACCCTTGGCACCAGCCAATCATCCAGGTCTCCAACAGGCCAATCGTAACCATGGACTTTTAGGCGGAGCTTTGGCGAACTTGTTTGTTATAGTTGGTTTTGCAGCCTTTGCCTACACAGTCAAGTATGTACTGAGAAGCATAGCGCAAGAATGA